From the Argonema galeatum A003/A1 genome, one window contains:
- a CDS encoding F0F1 ATP synthase subunit B: MGTFLLLAAEAHEAAGEGGFGINFDIFEANLINLAILIGVLVYFGRKVLTKTLGDRRARIAEAIKEAEQRQRQAAEALADQQRKLAQAQAEAERIRSSAEVNAQKAKENILAQAAQDVENLKKTAVTDLNTAIERANAELRQRVAALAMQRVESQLKSVLDESAQQQLIDRSIASVGGGS, translated from the coding sequence ATGGGGACTTTCTTATTACTGGCCGCAGAGGCTCACGAGGCAGCTGGAGAAGGTGGTTTCGGCATAAACTTCGACATTTTTGAAGCAAACCTGATCAACCTGGCCATTCTGATTGGCGTGTTAGTTTACTTTGGGCGTAAAGTCTTGACCAAAACATTGGGAGATAGACGCGCCAGGATAGCAGAGGCAATTAAAGAGGCAGAACAACGCCAACGTCAGGCTGCCGAAGCGCTGGCAGATCAACAGCGCAAGTTGGCTCAGGCGCAAGCGGAAGCAGAACGAATTAGGTCATCAGCAGAAGTAAACGCTCAAAAAGCCAAAGAAAATATCTTGGCTCAGGCAGCGCAAGATGTGGAAAATTTGAAGAAAACAGCAGTTACAGATTTGAATACAGCAATAGAGCGAGCGAATGCCGAACTGCGCCAGCGTGTCGCGGCATTGGCTATGCAGCGAGTCGAATCCCAGCTGAAATCCGTCTTAGATGAATCCGCTCAACAACAATTAATCGATCGCAGCATCGCCAGTGTAGGAGGTGGGTCGTGA
- the atpH gene encoding ATP synthase F1 subunit delta, with protein sequence MRGSLVSAEVLEPYAEALMSIAQSQNLTDRIGEDVNYLFDLLKSSEELRLFLSNPIVESQAKKAVLQQLAGEQLHPYTMNILKLLVDRRRILFLEGICEHFQTLLRQIKQTALAEVISAVELTEAQQQAITEKVKGISGAHQVELKTKIDPDLIGGVIIKVGSQVLDASLRGQLRRIGMRLSAG encoded by the coding sequence GTGAGAGGTAGTTTAGTAAGCGCTGAAGTACTAGAGCCTTATGCTGAGGCATTGATGTCTATCGCTCAATCCCAAAACCTGACAGACAGGATTGGCGAAGATGTAAATTATTTGTTCGATCTGCTCAAAAGCTCAGAAGAACTGCGGCTGTTTCTGAGTAATCCAATAGTGGAATCGCAAGCTAAAAAAGCTGTGTTGCAGCAATTGGCAGGCGAACAACTCCACCCCTACACAATGAATATTTTGAAGCTGCTGGTAGACCGGCGACGCATCCTGTTTTTAGAAGGAATTTGCGAACACTTCCAAACTCTTCTGCGGCAGATAAAGCAAACAGCTTTAGCTGAAGTAATTTCAGCGGTAGAACTCACAGAAGCTCAGCAGCAAGCTATTACTGAAAAGGTAAAAGGCATCTCCGGTGCCCACCAAGTTGAACTCAAGACGAAAATTGACCCGGATTTAATCGGTGGTGTCATCATCAAAGTAGGTTCTCAGGTGCTTGATGCCAGTTTGCGAGGACAGCTTCGCCGCATCGGAATGCGCTTGAGTGCGGGATAA